A DNA window from Macaca thibetana thibetana isolate TM-01 unplaced genomic scaffold, ASM2454274v1 unplaced_scaffolds211, whole genome shotgun sequence contains the following coding sequences:
- the LOC126947380 gene encoding cystatin-9-like, translating into MSSKQRRKALPWALSLLRMGFQLLVTYAQCSEEEMGGNNKITQDPMFLTTVEFALNTFNVQSKEEHAYRLLRVLSSWREDRNWRGKMVFSMNLQLRQTVCWKFEDDIDNCPFQESPELNNVRQGVSFPQVHNCGCCMGCGVGTGAAGKAIPSDKGK; encoded by the exons ATGTCGAGTAAGCAGAGGAGGAAGGCTCTGCCCTGGGCACTGTCACTGCTTCGCATGGGCTTCCAGCTCCTGGTGACCTATGCCCAGTGTTCTGAGGAGGAAATGGgtggtaataataaaataacccaGGATCCTATGTTCCTCACCACAGTGGAGTTTGCCTTGAACACTTTCAATGTGCAGAGCAAGGAGGAGCATGCCTACAGGCTGTTGCGCGTTCTGAGTTCATGGAGGGAGGACAGAAAT TGGCGAGGTAAGATGGTGTTCTCCATGAATCTACAACTGCGCCAAACTGTATGTTGGAAATTTGAAGATGACATTGACAACTGCCCTTTTCAAGAAAGCCCGGAGCTGAACAATGTAAGACAGGGCGTCAGCTTTCCTCAGGTCCACAACTGTGGATGCTGCATGGGGTGTGGTGTGGGCACAGGAGCAGCTGGCAAAGCCATTCCGAGCGACAAAGGCAAGTGA